A window of the Lactuca sativa cultivar Salinas chromosome 5, Lsat_Salinas_v11, whole genome shotgun sequence genome harbors these coding sequences:
- the LOC111918704 gene encoding protein OSB2, chloroplastic-like — protein sequence MFPLGTIIVVGIQGGRAQCYTYSQYPIPIEVPWTKELCNSVQLIGNVGTLVEFKQLSSGKFLAWCRLAFKKSSTYTTWINLTFWDDLVHIASQHVEKGQQIYVSGCIVSDTVDSDDEKQQTYYKVVVQQLNFVERSPPSNDEEFNYNSNSTTSSMTTGRGGMAAKVKAAAYCKLVELYNIL from the exons ATGTTTCCTCTG GGCACCATTATCGTTGTTGGAATTCAAGGGGGAAGAGCACAATGTTATACCTACAGCCAGTACCCTATACCTATTGAAGTTCCATGGACGAAGGAGTTGTGTAACTCTGTTCAACTTATTGGAAACGTTGGTACTCTAGTTGAATTTAAGCAACTTAGCTCCGGTAAATTCCTCGCTTGGTGTCGCCTTGCCTTCAAAAAATCGTCTACCTATACTACCTG GATCAATTTAACATTTTGGGATGATTTGGTACATATTGCTTCTCAACATGTGGAGAAGGGACAACAAATATACGTATCGGGTTGTATTGTTTCAGATACAGTTGATAGTGATGACGAGAAACAGCAAACCTACTATAAG GTAGTTGTTCAACAATTGAACTTTGTTGAAAGAAGCCCACCTTCTAATGACGAAGAATTTAACTACAACTCCAACTCCACCACGAGCTCCATGACAACAg GAAGAGGTGGTATGGCTGCTAAAGTAAAAGCTGCAGCTTACTGCAAGCTTGTAGAACTATACAACATTCTTTAA